CATCCGTCAGAGCTAAATCATAATAATTCGTTACTTGTTGCTCTTCTATTTTTTTGTTAACTCCACTCATTCCACCATTATAAGAAGCTGCCGCCAAAGTCCAAGAACCAAATTTATCCTTTGCCGATAATAAATATTTACAAGCTGCTTCAGTAGATTTTTCTAAATGATAACGTTCGTCTACGTAGTCGTTAACTTCCATTCCTTTTTCCTTTGCGGTATCAGGCATAAACTGCCAAACTCCACGTGCGCCAGCAGAAGAAACTGCGTTTACAAGTCCGCTTTCAATAACTGCTAAATATTTAAAATCATCTGGAACTCCATATTTTTGAAGAATAGGTTCAATTACAGGAAATGCTCTATTTGCTCTCTTTAAAATCAAAGTGGTTGATGAATGAAGATTAGCATTTATAACTAACTCTTTATCCAATCTTTCTTTTACATCGGCAATTTTCAATGGTGTTTGTTCACCAGCAAAATCAATTTCAGTTGGAAAATACAATGCTGTTCCTTCGCGAACTGCTTTTTGTTTATCGTTACCAGAAATAGCAAAAATAAACATTCCAGAAATCAATATAATTCCGATAGTTGTTAGTACTGCATGGTTCTTTTTCATGAGGCAAAATTTTAATAATTATCTAGGTAAAACTACAAAAATCGGTCCAAAAAAGCTATTCATCTAACATAATTTTAGGCAAATTTTCATTTAACCATTTATAACGATTTAAAATCATAATATGTGTTCCGCCTTTAACTGGAATATAGTCTTTTATATACTTAACAGGAAAAACTTCATCTTCAAGTCCATGAATATGAATAATTTCTTTATCAATTTCTGTTCGTTCCCATAGAATAACATTTTCAATTGCCCAACTCAAATAATTTTTATCTCTTACTGAAAGAAATTTTTCATACAACTTTACTCTTTGTTTGATAAAATCTCCAAATGCATATTTGGCCAAATTTTCAATATTTTGAAATAAAGACATTGGAATTAATTTATAAGCTTTAGTTGTTTTTGCAATTTTCATTCTTCTTGGAAACTCTTTATTTGACTTTACACTCGAAATGATAATTACTTTTTGAGGATTCAAAAACTGTTTCATTTC
The window above is part of the Flavobacterium sp. PMTSA4 genome. Proteins encoded here:
- a CDS encoding lytic transglycosylase domain-containing protein, which translates into the protein MKKNHAVLTTIGIILISGMFIFAISGNDKQKAVREGTALYFPTEIDFAGEQTPLKIADVKERLDKELVINANLHSSTTLILKRANRAFPVIEPILQKYGVPDDFKYLAVIESGLVNAVSSAGARGVWQFMPDTAKEKGMEVNDYVDERYHLEKSTEAACKYLLSAKDKFGSWTLAAASYNGGMSGVNKKIEEQQVTNYYDLALTDETSRYVFRILALKEIMQNAGKYGFTLFPNELYTKIPTKKIEVDSTINNLATFALGQGINYKILKIHNPWLRDKKLVNPSKKKYEIEIPLEGY
- a CDS encoding alpha/beta hydrolase, giving the protein MKKTQVYFMPGLAASPDIFERIKLPEDQFEIHLLEWFLPNENESLSNYAKRMADKVIHENPILVGVSFGGILVQEMKQFLNPQKVIIISSVKSNKEFPRRMKIAKTTKAYKLIPMSLFQNIENLAKYAFGDFIKQRVKLYEKFLSVRDKNYLSWAIENVILWERTEIDKEIIHIHGLEDEVFPVKYIKDYIPVKGGTHIMILNRYKWLNENLPKIMLDE